DNA sequence from the Falco biarmicus isolate bFalBia1 chromosome 5, bFalBia1.pri, whole genome shotgun sequence genome:
GAAGCCATGGTAAAGAAAAGAATTGGGTTATTTTATGAGGCAATGAGCAATGAATTTGGCCTTGTATCCCCCCTACTCTGATCAAGATCTGAGTGAAGGCAGGGAGGTTgatgtgactttttttgttttattttggaggCAACAAATACTGCTCACAGTATACAAACTATTGTATTAGCTTCTTGGTAAACAAATCTAGAGTCCAAGATGTACAGCTACATTTATGTTAATAAATTTATTATAAGGGAAGTCATATGCAGCAAAAGAAGGACGGAGttggagcttttttttctttttgagtagAAACTTCTCTGGATGTACTttgaatacagtattttaacCCTGTATTAATGGCCTTTTCCTACTAGCTTGTGAGTAGTGAAATTGGTAGCAAAGAAATGGGGACAATTCCCTAGATACTCTGTAAGACTGGGTGGAATCATCTGCCAAAAgattcatatttaaatatacCATGTCCAATAAGAGTGTTTTTGAGAGAACCCATTACATcagaggtcctcaaactttttaaccaggggccggcgcgcggatgcagtggcaggcagtcatctgcggctgcttggtttcccccccaacccccggcgggggggtctgtaaataccgggggccggattgaggaccctggggggccatatccagcctGCGGGCtatagtttgaggacccctgcattACATTCACGGTACTGGGGAGTCTGCATAGCAATCTACAGGAgacatgcttatttttcttttaaaatatatcgTATTTTGTGTTTCAGATTTCTGTTATTAAACTATGTGCATGACACAGTAATAAACAATTTAGAAACTGGTTATTGACTGAGCAGCCATGATTACAGAAGTGTATGTATGAGAAGGATTTCTCAGGAAGTTACTTTAGTCTAACATGTAAAGGAGTACCAAGTCCTCTTGAGTATCAAGTTAACTGTTCACAAATTGAATTCAAAGTACCCAGGGAATGGACCAAAACAACTAGCAGCTGAAATTAATTGAGGTACTAAAAGCACtttaattctctttcttttaatttctacaAACCTGTCTTCTACCTGTCCAACACATGTTCAGTGGAAGGTTGAGAGATCAGAAGATAGTTATCTATATATCAATAAGGCAATATAGCTGTGTCTTGGCCTGGATAACTGGACTTGGCTCATTAGCTGGGACCTACTGTTGTTTATTTTGCATACCTGTACACAGTTTTTGTCTCTGGACTTACGTGCACTCTACATGTAGATCTGTGTACTGTACACCATGTGTAGGCATGGCTACACATCTCTAGCTGCTGTGATTATTGTTTCTTTCTATGCccagcagaatatttttcttcctacttgTAAATAAGTGTtagaatattttccattaattccAGTCTTATGGAAAACTTTGTAATTGCTGGTTGATTTGGGGTTTCAGGTAAGATCAGCTTACAGACTTTTAGGATATTCACTGGTTCTTCTCACCGTTTCCCTCCCCTTTCAGCGTGAGTGCATCTCTCTTCACATTGGCCAAAGTGGAGTTCAAATCGGCAACGCATGTTGGGAACTCTTCTGTCTGGAGCACGGCATTCAGCCAAATGGCACCTTCATCAACCAACCCAGCAATGATGACTCTTTAGCCACATTCTTCAGAGAGACAAGCTCTAGCAGATACATGCCCCGGGCTGTTATGGTGGACTTGGAACAATCTGTAATAGGTCAGTATAGAACTCATCTTGGAAATTAATTAACTCTTCTGGGTGCCAAAGTTCAGATCACTGAATAGCAGGGCAAATGCCCTTACCATGAGGGATGACTCCAACACAGAGGCAAAACGtacaggttttaatttttcaatacCAGGTATTACTAAATGCTCTGTTATTCTCAGTCAAAGATGAAAACCAGACTGCACTCTGTCATGGTGCTCTACTAATAATACGCTCAGAAATTTACTGTTTAAACCTCCACTGGTTATGAGTACAATTTAGCTTTCTTAAAGAGAATCctttctggtcttttttttggtgtgtggtggtatttttcctttgttaactgatggaaaatgctttccttGCATTCAGATGTAAGAGAGGAGCATGAAGAATCAGACAACAGAAGTGTCCTCAGAGATTTTCAGGGGAAACCACTGTTTACTCTTGcaagtctctttttttccagtcattcCCCTGAAGGTTCTGATGAATCTTCATCTGATCAGTCTGTAGAGCTGAAATTCTACaacagcatggcacagccctTGTTTGATTAATTTGCTTGTATAACACAGCAACTTACATTTGCAGCACAGtccccttcttttatttttcttcttttcaaaactgAGAACATCTCAGATGATAACTCCTCACTTCCATACTTTGTTTTTCAACATAACAGATCTTCCATACCATTTTATGCTAACATAAAATGTTCCgtttgttttgcaaatatcATCAACTTTGGTGAATTATCTCTTCCAAGCttatgctttttctctttcttgttcaGATGAAGTGAGGGCTGGCACCTTCCGGGAGCTTTTTCATCCAGAACAACTGATCACTGGGAAGGAAGATGCAGCTAATAACTATGCACGTGGCCACTACACCATTGGCAAAGACAAAATTGACCTGGCATTAGATCGTATCCGCAAGCTGGTGTGTACTATTACATTGGAAGCAAGACCTTAGGAGGATGGGAGGGGAAATAAACACcacataaatttttttttggatAGTGGctctcattttgcttttactaCTGTCGTTGGCTCAGAACAGAGAAATGCAAGtcctggattttctttcttactttttataTGAATGAAAGACTTAAGTGGAAAACCTCAAATATTGTTATAGCATTCctattgtaagaaaaaaatcaatactgcTCTTTTGGTACTCTAGCTAGAGATTTAGAGGAAAACATGCATGGAGAGTTTTCTGGGAGAACTGCTGGTTTTTGTACTGTGCACTGGGCGTATTTGCTGTCTCTATTTCAGGGTGTAATTTAAAGATACGTTCACTTACTCTTTCATGTTTCCTGTTGGCTTTCAGGCTGATGCCTGTTCTGGGCTGCAAGGATTCCTGATCTTCCACAGCTTTGGTGGGGGTACTGGCTCTGGCTTTACCTCCTTACTGATGGAACGCCTCTCCGTGGATTACGGGAAGAAGTCCAAACTGGAGTTTGCCATCTACCCAGCCCCTCAGGTCTCCACCGCTGTGGTGGAGCCCTACAATTCCATCCTGACCACACACACCACCCTGGAGCACTCGGACTGCGCATTCATGGTGGATAATGAGGCCATCTATGACATCTGCCGCCGAAATCTGGACATTGAGCGCCCCACTTACACTAACCTTAACCGCCTCATCAGCCAGATTGTCTCCTCCATCACTGCCTCGCTGCGCTTTGATGGTGCCCTCAATGTGGATCTGACAGAGTTCCAGACAAACCTGGTACCCTACCCACGCATCCACTTCCCCTTAGTGACCTACGCTCCCATCATCTCCTGCGACAGAGCATATCATGAGCAGCTCTCGGTGGCTGAAATCACCAGCTCCTGCTTTGAGCCCAACAACCAGATGGTGAAGTGTGACCCGAGACACGGGAAGTACATGGCCTGCTGCATGCTCTACCGTGGTGACGTAGTTCCCAAAGATGTCAACGTAGCAATTGCTGCCATCAAGACCAAAAGAACTATCCAGTTTGTTGACTGGTGTCCAACGGGCTTCAAGGTGAGCAGGGCTGCCATGAACTTCTCTTGAATGTTCAAAGGGCAAGTCCAGTCTAGCAGAAACCTTCATTTAAGTTTTTGATCTGGTGTGTTTCCCACTTGTGAGATgaatgaacaaaagaaagatgcatttatataaaatgtaCCTTTTCTCCTTTGGACACCCCATTGACACAGACTgctaaatttttaaataaatggaaacatatacagtatttctgtattcagtAGCAGGAAAATGTCAACCCTATAACcttcaaacttaaaaaaattgcattttagaAGAAGATCAAGGTAAGGCTTATAATCTGAAGACATTGACACTGTCCTtcatgagatttaaaaaaacaaaccaactaaacaaaaaaaccccccaaagTTATCAATAATATTTTGTTGACAAGTGAAACATTTCTACATCAGTCCGCAAAGAGATTCTTTCCTTGTCCCAAATTTTTCCATGCATACTGACATATTTTTAtaagcttttcttcatttaggGTCTAGTTCAAATTGATCTCTCAGTTCtgtttttttattccccttgaGTGAGGATAAGGAGTTGGCTTGTGCACAAAATAGTAGCTTGAATCACATTAGACTTAATACTGATGTGATTCAGGTTTTTTCCtacctcttttccttcccccaccaATGGTTTTACAATTTTCCTACCCTGTTTAAATTTTGTCCCTTTTCTCATAACTCTTTTTATTCCTCCATCTTTCCTGTTGTTATTTGCAGGTTGGGATCAACTATCAGCCTC
Encoded proteins:
- the LOC130149418 gene encoding tubulin alpha-4 chain-like isoform X2, yielding MPRAVMVDLEQSVIDEVRAGTFRELFHPEQLITGKEDAANNYARGHYTIGKDKIDLALDRIRKLADACSGLQGFLIFHSFGGGTGSGFTSLLMERLSVDYGKKSKLEFAIYPAPQVSTAVVEPYNSILTTHTTLEHSDCAFMVDNEAIYDICRRNLDIERPTYTNLNRLISQIVSSITASLRFDGALNVDLTEFQTNLVPYPRIHFPLVTYAPIISCDRAYHEQLSVAEITSSCFEPNNQMVKCDPRHGKYMACCMLYRGDVVPKDVNVAIAAIKTKRTIQFVDWCPTGFKVGINYQPPRVTPGGELAQVQRAVCMLSNTTAIAEAWAKLDHKFDLMYAKRAFVHWYVGEGMEEGEFAEAREDLAALEKDYEEAGTDSFEEENELNASIKQDGFLRIQVQDVSASCLYEVEPRGQLWSPQNSPVPGSTVPHGAFRLPSVSRLRVFCPSTPQHRWTEQHKEAS
- the LOC130149418 gene encoding tubulin alpha-4 chain-like isoform X1 encodes the protein MRECISLHIGQSGVQIGNACWELFCLEHGIQPNGTFINQPSNDDSLATFFRETSSSRYMPRAVMVDLEQSVIDEVRAGTFRELFHPEQLITGKEDAANNYARGHYTIGKDKIDLALDRIRKLADACSGLQGFLIFHSFGGGTGSGFTSLLMERLSVDYGKKSKLEFAIYPAPQVSTAVVEPYNSILTTHTTLEHSDCAFMVDNEAIYDICRRNLDIERPTYTNLNRLISQIVSSITASLRFDGALNVDLTEFQTNLVPYPRIHFPLVTYAPIISCDRAYHEQLSVAEITSSCFEPNNQMVKCDPRHGKYMACCMLYRGDVVPKDVNVAIAAIKTKRTIQFVDWCPTGFKVGINYQPPRVTPGGELAQVQRAVCMLSNTTAIAEAWAKLDHKFDLMYAKRAFVHWYVGEGMEEGEFAEAREDLAALEKDYEEAGTDSFEEENELNASIKQDGFLRIQVQDVSASCLYEVEPRGQLWSPQNSPVPGSTVPHGAFRLPSVSRLRVFCPSTPQHRWTEQHKEAS